One genomic region from Streptomyces sp. NBC_00457 encodes:
- a CDS encoding ABC transporter substrate-binding protein produces MQLSRRDLLRSSGRFGLAAAMGLGAAPALAACGGSDNAGDADGQARLGWIQPASGALASAYKPAYAAARLAVREINEAGGLLGRPLKLLEEDDEGKPGTQPMVARRLLRDRPQFALGPTGSSQAVASASVLGRAEVLQSAWGVAERLGDGGQFPFHYQLVFNTRQQAAAVARYLCEVRDLRKVGLLVENSEYGEAIRDAFTAVLDDRYGTRPVSVQVFNQAAPDMTPFVKQLDRDGAAAVGLFSGQPQTSVLTLRAMAATGFAPPVVSHELSYIKAYDAFPEELMERLYTTTYAAFSYRPGETPAQGPAMEYARRIAAEPTAAGLEFTAATSPYYDFLKLLADLVEREKTLAPDKLKAAFDKVTDHQGPRGRISFTSARHTGIDDGALVVASLLSAKKEQSVHGIFRELAPGGQT; encoded by the coding sequence ATGCAACTGTCACGTCGCGATCTGCTGCGCAGCAGCGGGCGGTTCGGCCTCGCCGCCGCGATGGGGCTGGGGGCGGCCCCCGCCCTGGCCGCCTGCGGCGGCTCGGACAACGCCGGCGACGCGGACGGACAGGCCCGGCTCGGCTGGATCCAGCCGGCCTCCGGCGCCTTGGCGTCCGCGTACAAACCGGCCTACGCCGCGGCCCGGCTCGCCGTGCGGGAGATCAACGAGGCGGGCGGGCTGCTGGGCCGGCCGCTGAAACTCCTCGAGGAGGACGACGAGGGCAAGCCCGGGACGCAGCCGATGGTGGCCCGGCGGCTGCTGCGTGACAGGCCGCAGTTCGCGCTGGGGCCGACGGGCAGTTCCCAGGCGGTGGCGTCGGCCAGTGTGCTGGGCCGCGCGGAGGTGCTCCAGTCCGCCTGGGGTGTGGCCGAACGGCTCGGCGACGGAGGGCAGTTCCCCTTCCACTACCAACTGGTCTTCAACACCCGGCAGCAGGCGGCCGCCGTGGCCCGCTACCTGTGCGAGGTACGTGACCTCAGAAAGGTCGGGCTGCTGGTGGAGAACTCCGAGTACGGGGAGGCGATTCGGGACGCCTTCACCGCCGTACTCGACGACCGCTACGGCACGCGCCCTGTCTCCGTCCAGGTCTTCAACCAGGCCGCCCCCGACATGACCCCGTTCGTCAAACAGCTCGACCGGGACGGCGCCGCCGCCGTCGGCCTGTTCAGCGGCCAGCCGCAGACCTCCGTGCTGACCCTGCGGGCGATGGCCGCAACCGGCTTCGCGCCGCCGGTCGTCTCCCACGAACTCAGCTACATCAAGGCCTACGACGCCTTCCCCGAGGAGCTGATGGAGCGGCTGTACACCACCACCTACGCCGCCTTCAGCTACCGGCCGGGCGAGACGCCGGCCCAGGGCCCGGCGATGGAGTACGCCCGGCGGATCGCGGCCGAACCCACGGCCGCCGGGCTGGAGTTCACCGCCGCCACCTCCCCCTACTACGACTTCCTCAAGCTGCTGGCCGACCTCGTCGAGCGGGAGAAGACCCTGGCCCCGGACAAGCTCAAGGCCGCCTTCGACAAGGTGACCGACCATCAAGGTCCCCGGGGACGGATCTCGTTCACCTCCGCGCGGCACACCGGCATCGACGACGGCGCCCTCGTCGTCGCCTCGCTGCTGTCCGCCAAGAAGGAGCAGTCGGTGCACGGCATCTTCCGCGAGCTGGCCCCGGGCGGCCAGACATGA
- a CDS encoding amidohydrolase family protein — MRVLDENGTDGTDGISAIDMCALVYDRESWAAYFRDLGGQAPAYLRAFGRHMTTVFGADFAHYRRLLDAGDLDAAVEVLVANQPDDTDVAAHLRAMDEQGVAYQVLMGSSARLPDGDSVNTRVAAFAARAPGRVEAWAGLNLSDPHAALAELERCHALGMRGVTVIAFRDGVEPQAPRYAAVFAAAERLRLPVWIHTGHHLCTRRPNELSHPRVIDTLAGRHPELRIVAGHGGWPWLHEMISVAQRHPHVFVEFSTHRASWMSRPGSGWEPFLLYGRSTLRRKVMFGTATWVHSVPVRTLIREVAELGLGEAVTHDWLLGNAQRLLGLEADRRLTAGSLGYSVDSGRTP; from the coding sequence TTGAGGGTCCTCGACGAGAACGGGACGGACGGCACGGACGGGATCAGCGCGATCGACATGTGCGCCCTGGTGTACGACCGCGAGTCGTGGGCGGCCTACTTCCGCGACCTGGGCGGCCAGGCACCGGCCTATCTGCGGGCCTTCGGCCGCCATATGACCACCGTCTTCGGCGCGGACTTCGCCCACTACCGCCGACTGCTGGACGCCGGCGACCTGGACGCGGCCGTCGAGGTCCTCGTGGCGAACCAGCCCGACGACACCGACGTGGCGGCCCATCTGCGCGCCATGGACGAGCAGGGCGTCGCCTATCAGGTGCTGATGGGGTCCAGCGCCCGGCTGCCCGACGGCGACAGCGTCAACACCCGTGTGGCTGCCTTCGCGGCGCGTGCCCCTGGGCGGGTGGAGGCCTGGGCGGGCCTGAACCTCAGCGATCCGCACGCCGCGCTGGCGGAACTGGAGCGCTGCCACGCGCTGGGTATGCGCGGTGTCACCGTCATCGCCTTCCGGGACGGCGTCGAACCGCAGGCGCCGCGCTACGCCGCCGTCTTCGCGGCAGCCGAGCGGCTGAGGCTGCCGGTGTGGATCCACACCGGGCACCACCTGTGCACCCGACGCCCGAACGAGCTCTCGCACCCGAGGGTCATCGACACGCTCGCGGGCCGCCACCCGGAGCTGAGGATCGTCGCGGGCCACGGCGGCTGGCCGTGGCTGCACGAGATGATCTCGGTCGCCCAACGGCACCCCCATGTCTTCGTGGAGTTCTCCACCCATCGCGCGAGCTGGATGTCGCGTCCGGGCTCGGGCTGGGAGCCCTTCCTGCTGTACGGCCGCAGCACCCTGCGCCGCAAGGTCATGTTCGGGACCGCGACCTGGGTCCACTCCGTGCCCGTGCGCACCCTTATCCGGGAGGTGGCCGAACTCGGCCTGGGCGAGGCCGTCACCCATGACTGGCTGCTCGGCAACGCACAACGCCTGCTGGGCCTGGAAGCCGACCGGCGACTTACGGCCGGATCGCTCGGGTATTCGGTCGACTCGGGGCGCACTCCTTGA
- a CDS encoding branched-chain amino acid ABC transporter ATP-binding protein/permease — protein sequence MSEFMSPTVRRTGLGVALVLAAVLPPLTQDGYVLHVATVVGIYVLIAMGLNVLFGYAGQVSLGHGALVAVGAYTAAVLTVDHGWSFWAAVAPAMAVSAAVGGLMALPALRLSSWHLALITLAFAMVVGSLLTELRDLTGGFAGIIGVPLPEAGGAPLTEEQLYWLVLALVVVATWLVANVLRSRIGRALTGVRDAPDAVRTVGAAPVRLKIFAFCLSAALAGLGGALLATTRGMVTPDDFPIEFSLFFLLVVIIGGAGRTAGPFLGTLAFFVVPELLDDLAEWRLLIYAIALLVLIVYVPHGIAGAWEEHGPRIVARLTAGGRHRSEGAGAVPSVDAPAPRPTPMTSRPGSGLRLRTTDLRRSFGGVHALGGVELSVEPGTIHALVGPNGSGKTTLLNAVTGLVPAERGRVLLSGTEVSGRAPERIARLGVARTFQTPLLLPRLSALENVLLGAYARERVSVVEHALALPRGRSESRLLREEAAGYLDFVGLTPYARTPAGILPHGNQRLLEIARALMARPRLLLMDEPAAGLSPAELAMLDGLLREIRAHDMTVLLVEHHIELVAAVADHVTVLDAGVTLVSAEPSIALHDARVLHAYLGS from the coding sequence GTGTCTGAGTTCATGTCACCTACCGTGCGGCGCACGGGACTTGGCGTCGCCCTCGTCCTGGCCGCCGTGCTGCCCCCGCTCACCCAGGACGGGTACGTCCTCCACGTCGCCACCGTGGTCGGCATCTATGTGCTGATCGCCATGGGCCTGAACGTGCTGTTCGGATACGCCGGGCAGGTGTCGCTCGGGCATGGCGCCCTGGTGGCGGTCGGCGCCTACACCGCGGCCGTGCTCACCGTCGACCACGGCTGGTCGTTCTGGGCGGCCGTCGCCCCCGCCATGGCCGTGTCGGCCGCCGTCGGCGGGCTGATGGCCCTGCCGGCGCTCCGGCTGTCCTCCTGGCATCTGGCGCTGATCACCCTCGCCTTCGCCATGGTGGTGGGCAGTCTGCTGACCGAACTGCGGGACCTCACCGGCGGGTTCGCGGGCATCATCGGTGTCCCCCTGCCCGAGGCGGGCGGCGCGCCGCTCACCGAGGAGCAGCTGTACTGGCTGGTGCTCGCCCTGGTCGTGGTGGCCACCTGGCTGGTCGCGAACGTGCTGCGCTCCCGGATCGGCCGGGCACTCACCGGCGTACGCGACGCACCCGACGCCGTACGCACGGTGGGCGCGGCTCCCGTCCGGCTGAAGATCTTCGCCTTCTGTCTGTCCGCCGCGCTCGCCGGACTCGGGGGTGCGTTGCTGGCCACGACGCGCGGCATGGTCACCCCCGACGACTTCCCCATCGAGTTCTCGCTGTTCTTCCTCCTCGTGGTGATCATCGGCGGCGCCGGTCGCACGGCCGGGCCGTTCCTGGGCACGCTGGCGTTCTTCGTGGTGCCCGAGCTGCTGGACGACCTGGCCGAGTGGCGGCTGCTCATCTATGCCATAGCCCTGCTCGTGCTGATCGTGTACGTGCCGCACGGCATCGCCGGGGCGTGGGAGGAGCACGGGCCCAGGATCGTGGCGCGTCTGACCGCGGGAGGACGACACCGCTCCGAGGGAGCAGGCGCGGTGCCGTCCGTGGACGCGCCCGCGCCGCGGCCCACTCCCATGACCAGTCGCCCGGGGAGTGGGCTGCGGCTGCGCACGACGGACCTGCGGCGCTCCTTCGGCGGTGTCCACGCGCTGGGCGGCGTCGAGCTGTCGGTGGAGCCGGGCACCATCCACGCGCTGGTGGGCCCCAACGGATCGGGGAAGACCACGCTGCTCAACGCCGTGACCGGTCTTGTGCCCGCGGAGCGCGGCCGGGTGCTGCTGAGCGGGACGGAGGTGAGCGGCCGGGCTCCCGAGCGGATCGCCCGCCTCGGGGTCGCGCGGACCTTCCAGACTCCGCTGCTGCTGCCCCGGCTGAGCGCGCTGGAGAACGTCCTGCTCGGGGCGTATGCCAGGGAGCGGGTCAGCGTCGTCGAGCACGCACTCGCGCTTCCCCGGGGGCGGAGCGAGTCCCGTCTGCTGCGCGAAGAGGCCGCCGGCTACCTGGACTTCGTGGGCCTGACCCCGTACGCCCGGACCCCGGCCGGGATTCTGCCGCACGGCAACCAGCGGTTGCTGGAGATCGCCCGCGCGCTGATGGCGCGTCCCCGGCTGCTGCTGATGGACGAACCGGCCGCCGGCCTCTCACCCGCCGAACTCGCCATGCTGGACGGCCTGTTGCGGGAGATCAGGGCCCACGACATGACGGTACTGCTCGTCGAGCACCACATCGAGCTGGTGGCGGCCGTCGCCGATCACGTCACCGTGCTGGACGCGGGAGTCACCCTCGTCTCGGCCGAGCCCTCCATCGCGCTGCACGACGCCCGTGTACTCCACGCCTACCTGGGGAGCTGA
- a CDS encoding branched-chain amino acid ABC transporter permease, which produces MINDVLVPGLVYGSLYGLVAVSLTVLHRPTRVLNFAQGDLVMLGAMTMAVLTLPWPLAAAIAAAGVAAVALVEERVAVAPVLRRSPYGSAWVITTLAFSLALNQLAGRLWTDEPRTVEPPASLSLDPLTFLGVRFNSYQLAVVLVTLGVVAALEAHARTRTGCAVRAVAADRDAARLRGIDPARLSRRAFLLGGALAGLTGALAAPLTLASVAMGFGLLIKGFFAAVLGGVGDVRGALLGGWIVGVVEAAGADYVSPGAQTAVLFAVTLAILLVRPQGLRGSEELRRV; this is translated from the coding sequence ATGATCAACGACGTGCTGGTGCCCGGTCTGGTGTACGGCAGCCTGTACGGGCTGGTGGCCGTGAGCCTCACGGTGCTGCACCGGCCGACGCGGGTGCTCAACTTCGCCCAGGGGGACCTGGTGATGCTGGGCGCGATGACCATGGCGGTGCTGACCCTGCCCTGGCCGCTCGCGGCGGCCATCGCTGCCGCCGGGGTCGCGGCCGTGGCGCTGGTCGAGGAGCGGGTGGCCGTGGCGCCCGTGCTGCGGCGCTCGCCGTACGGCAGTGCCTGGGTGATCACGACGCTGGCGTTCTCGCTGGCGCTCAATCAGCTGGCGGGCCGGCTGTGGACCGACGAACCGCGTACCGTCGAGCCGCCCGCGTCGCTGTCCCTGGACCCCCTCACGTTCCTCGGTGTCCGCTTCAACAGCTACCAACTGGCCGTCGTCCTGGTCACGTTGGGCGTGGTCGCCGCCTTGGAGGCGCACGCGCGGACCCGCACCGGCTGTGCCGTGCGGGCGGTGGCGGCCGACCGGGACGCGGCCCGGCTGCGCGGCATCGATCCCGCCAGGCTCAGCCGCCGGGCCTTCCTGCTTGGCGGGGCGCTGGCCGGGCTGACCGGTGCGCTGGCGGCGCCGCTGACGCTGGCGTCGGTAGCGATGGGCTTCGGGCTGCTCATCAAGGGCTTCTTCGCGGCCGTCCTCGGCGGGGTCGGCGATGTGCGCGGGGCACTGCTCGGGGGCTGGATCGTCGGTGTCGTCGAGGCCGCGGGCGCCGACTACGTCTCACCGGGCGCCCAGACCGCCGTCCTGTTCGCCGTCACGCTCGCCATCCTCCTGGTCCGACCGCAGGGGCTGCGCGGGAGCGAGGAGCTGCGCCGTGTCTGA
- a CDS encoding cytochrome P450, whose translation MSPRALPSVRFTDRLRGSPTFRRDPLAFLSRGRERYGDIFRFRTLGVPMVMVNHPDHIRRILVDKSAQYDKNAFLFKAVRPVLRTGLIANADTAQWRRQRRMMAPHFTPGAVGSFARNMTTETVKMLDRWERYPRDGRVIDAMDEFGRLALAIVNRSLFSADVSATAQDFERAFGVANSVLAAFFRRPFPPLSVPTPGHRRLRRAIDAMDSFVSGFVQGRLRANADTDRDADQEPDLLTLLLHSVDEEDGSGMGLERLHHEVLNLCVGAYETTTNALCWAFHLLARHPDAEKRLHEEVDRVLGGRIPRFEDLPELAYTRMVVDETLRIYSPAYQFMRHASQDDEIAGYRIPAGSNMLINSYVLHRHPDFWDEPETFRPERFGAEETARRPRHAYIPFGSGQRVCIGRHFALTELTLVLATVARTHRLVLPADAPDVHPEALITLRPRGGMRLRLEHR comes from the coding sequence ATGTCTCCAAGGGCTCTGCCGTCCGTCAGGTTCACCGACCGTCTCCGCGGGTCACCGACCTTCCGACGTGACCCGCTGGCCTTTCTGTCGCGTGGCCGCGAGCGGTACGGCGACATCTTCCGCTTCCGCACGCTCGGCGTCCCCATGGTGATGGTCAATCACCCGGATCACATCCGTCGCATCCTCGTCGACAAGAGCGCCCAGTACGACAAGAACGCCTTTCTCTTCAAAGCCGTCCGTCCGGTGCTGCGCACGGGACTGATCGCCAACGCGGACACAGCGCAGTGGCGTCGGCAACGTCGCATGATGGCGCCGCATTTCACCCCGGGCGCGGTCGGCTCGTTCGCCCGGAACATGACGACCGAGACCGTGAAGATGCTGGACCGCTGGGAGCGCTACCCTCGCGACGGGCGGGTGATCGACGCCATGGACGAGTTCGGCCGGCTCGCGCTCGCCATCGTCAACAGGTCTCTGTTCAGTGCGGATGTGAGCGCGACGGCCCAGGATTTCGAGCGGGCCTTCGGGGTGGCCAACAGCGTCCTCGCGGCGTTCTTCCGCCGTCCCTTCCCGCCGTTGAGCGTGCCCACCCCCGGCCACCGCAGGCTCCGGCGCGCGATCGACGCCATGGACTCCTTCGTCTCCGGATTCGTCCAGGGGCGGCTCCGCGCGAACGCGGACACGGACAGGGACGCGGACCAGGAACCCGATCTGCTGACCCTCCTGCTGCACTCCGTCGACGAGGAAGACGGCAGCGGCATGGGCCTCGAACGGCTCCACCACGAGGTCCTCAACCTCTGTGTGGGCGCCTACGAGACCACCACCAACGCCTTGTGCTGGGCGTTCCATCTCCTCGCGCGCCATCCCGACGCCGAGAAGCGGCTGCACGAAGAGGTCGACCGGGTGCTCGGCGGCCGGATCCCACGGTTCGAGGACCTTCCCGAACTGGCCTACACGCGCATGGTCGTCGACGAGACGCTGCGCATCTATTCCCCCGCCTATCAGTTCATGCGCCACGCGAGTCAGGACGACGAGATCGCCGGGTACCGCATTCCGGCCGGCAGCAACATGCTCATCAACAGCTATGTCCTGCACCGGCATCCGGACTTCTGGGACGAGCCGGAAACCTTCCGCCCCGAGCGGTTCGGCGCGGAAGAGACCGCCCGCCGCCCCCGGCACGCCTACATCCCGTTCGGCAGCGGGCAACGCGTCTGCATCGGCAGGCACTTCGCCCTGACCGAACTCACCCTGGTGCTCGCCACCGTCGCGCGTACACACCGTCTGGTCCTGCCCGCGGACGCCCCCGATGTCCATCCGGAGGCCCTGATCACGCTGCGTCCCCGAGGCGGAATGCGGCTGCGACTCGAGCACCGCTGA
- a CDS encoding CocE/NonD family hydrolase, which translates to MTTTPQVETIERDVPAPMRDGVVLRADVWHPPADGLTPALLYRGPYDKRRMPMLDVLPASLAVEAGYTVVLQDSRGRFASDGDWQPVMWRQEALDTHDTVEWIATRPWCDGNVGMVGPSYLGIVQWVGAALRPPHLRAIAPAMCAVGDYDARATGGALRLDQLVSWAAVLMAPEWLRRRLADGDPPPRKTIEAIADCARNPRRAMEQLPLTDILDLEDFPPLLRDVLAGQTEIPDVHAEDIDIPTLSLSGWYDIYATATLGLHQDLTSRAGHHHLIMGSWAHLSSLLPIQGEMNFGLASSARFGGLAEQHLAFFDRYLRGAQRELPRVRYFLMGAGEWRTSARWPPPRAVTRRWYLRQGGILGNAPERHEPAAHYRYDPADPVPSHGGRVLNLGDLVPGPLAQNHLEHRPDVLSYTSEPLPETLDLAGPVRLVLSVESSAPDTDFTGKILDVLPDGRALLVADGITRARFREGPDRERPLKPGTVSTLRLDLGHTAWRLTAGHRLRIHVSSSNFPQYDRNLNTGGPIGQESVPAVAEQTVHHNPENLSWLELTTLHGTDTTAEGEQSP; encoded by the coding sequence GCCGATGCTGGACGTCCTGCCCGCATCCCTGGCCGTGGAGGCCGGCTACACCGTCGTCCTCCAGGACAGCCGGGGCCGGTTCGCCTCCGACGGCGACTGGCAGCCGGTCATGTGGCGGCAGGAGGCGCTGGACACCCACGACACCGTGGAGTGGATCGCCACCCGGCCGTGGTGCGACGGCAACGTCGGCATGGTGGGGCCCTCCTACCTCGGCATCGTGCAGTGGGTCGGCGCCGCGCTGCGCCCGCCGCACCTGCGCGCCATCGCCCCGGCCATGTGCGCGGTCGGCGACTACGACGCCCGCGCCACCGGCGGAGCACTGCGCCTGGACCAACTGGTCAGCTGGGCCGCGGTGTTGATGGCGCCGGAATGGCTGCGCCGCCGGCTGGCCGACGGCGATCCGCCACCGCGCAAGACGATCGAGGCGATCGCGGACTGCGCCAGGAATCCGCGGCGCGCGATGGAACAGCTCCCCCTCACCGACATTCTCGACCTGGAGGACTTCCCCCCGCTGCTCAGGGACGTCCTCGCGGGCCAGACCGAGATCCCGGACGTCCACGCCGAGGACATCGACATCCCCACGCTCTCCCTCAGCGGCTGGTACGACATCTACGCCACCGCCACCCTCGGCCTGCACCAGGACCTGACCTCCCGCGCGGGCCACCACCACCTGATCATGGGCAGCTGGGCCCACCTGAGCTCACTGCTGCCGATCCAGGGCGAGATGAACTTCGGCCTGGCCTCCTCCGCGCGCTTCGGCGGGCTCGCCGAACAGCACCTGGCGTTCTTCGACCGCTATCTGCGGGGCGCGCAGCGGGAGTTGCCACGGGTGCGGTACTTCCTCATGGGCGCGGGAGAGTGGCGTACGAGCGCCCGGTGGCCGCCGCCGCGCGCGGTGACCCGGCGGTGGTACCTGCGGCAGGGCGGCATCCTGGGCAACGCGCCCGAGCGGCACGAGCCGGCCGCCCACTACCGCTACGATCCGGCCGACCCGGTGCCCAGCCACGGCGGGCGGGTGCTCAACCTGGGCGACCTGGTACCCGGGCCGCTCGCCCAGAACCATCTCGAACACCGCCCGGACGTGCTCAGTTACACCTCCGAGCCGCTGCCCGAGACCCTCGATCTGGCGGGCCCCGTCCGGCTGGTGCTGTCGGTCGAAAGCAGCGCACCCGACACCGACTTCACCGGCAAAATCCTCGACGTCCTCCCCGACGGCCGCGCCCTGCTCGTCGCCGACGGCATCACCCGTGCCCGCTTCCGCGAGGGTCCGGACAGGGAGCGGCCCCTCAAGCCCGGCACGGTCAGCACGCTCCGCCTCGACCTGGGGCACACGGCCTGGCGCCTTACTGCCGGGCACCGCCTGCGGATCCACGTCTCCAGCAGCAACTTCCCCCAGTACGACCGCAACCTCAACACCGGCGGCCCGATCGGCCAGGAGAGCGTCCCGGCCGTGGCCGAACAGACGGTCCACCACAACCCCGAGAACCTCTCCTGGCTCGAACTCACCACGCTCCACGGCACCGACACGACGGCCGAAGGCGAGCAATCCCCATGA
- a CDS encoding TetR/AcrR family transcriptional regulator, which yields MAMSTEGAFAPPPRGSTRRQIESVAAELFYRRGYGNTSVREILAALGMTPAAMYNHFRSKEELLHSIASRTCAELERQLAEAFERGGGDPVRELWEAARTLTVFHTTYRLEAVVSRSETHHLPPSLSTEIRDSERRIRREFERMLEQGRTRGAFRAALPGGRDADIPVTAKALLDMCIHAGLWFRPEGRLSAEEIAEQYGVLVLRAAGVGHDEIQSLSASGPK from the coding sequence ATGGCCATGTCGACCGAGGGAGCGTTCGCCCCGCCGCCCAGGGGGAGCACGCGGAGGCAGATCGAGTCGGTCGCCGCCGAGTTGTTCTACCGGCGGGGTTACGGCAACACGAGCGTCCGGGAGATCCTGGCGGCCCTCGGTATGACGCCCGCGGCCATGTACAACCACTTCAGGTCCAAGGAGGAGCTCCTCCACTCGATCGCCTCGCGGACCTGTGCCGAACTGGAGCGCCAGCTCGCGGAGGCCTTCGAGCGGGGCGGCGGGGATCCCGTGCGCGAGCTGTGGGAGGCGGCCAGGACGCTGACCGTCTTCCACACGACGTACCGCCTGGAAGCGGTGGTCAGCCGGTCGGAGACGCATCACCTGCCGCCGTCGCTGTCCACGGAGATCCGCGACAGCGAGCGCCGCATACGGCGGGAGTTTGAGCGGATGCTGGAGCAGGGGCGGACACGGGGGGCGTTCCGGGCCGCGCTGCCCGGTGGGCGGGACGCGGACATTCCCGTCACCGCGAAGGCGTTGCTGGACATGTGCATCCACGCCGGGCTCTGGTTCCGTCCGGAGGGCAGGCTCAGCGCCGAGGAGATCGCCGAGCAGTACGGCGTCCTGGTGTTGCGGGCGGCGGGGGTCGGCCATGACGAGATTCAGTCGCTGTCCGCGAGCGGGCCCAAGTAG
- a CDS encoding ABC transporter ATP-binding protein — MSTEQDAPEGNRTSTTPEPPLLRLSGVHSGYGPVPVVHDVTLAVREGEICALIGANGAGKSTLLRTISGLLRPTAGTVEFAGTDITRDRPEAISLRGLVQVPEGRRVFHGLTVRENLELGLWKRKVTAPEERERLEWTFSLFPVLEHKLRARAEVLSGGEQQLLAIAQALVAKPRMLLIDEPSLGLAPLAAERVLATVAKLRTTGLTVLLVDQAVERVLGLADRAYVMRTGRIVAEGPAARLREGPALQEAYLGPLADSD; from the coding sequence ATGTCCACCGAGCAGGACGCACCGGAGGGAAACCGCACGTCGACGACGCCCGAACCGCCGCTGCTTCGACTGAGTGGCGTGCACTCCGGCTACGGCCCCGTCCCCGTCGTCCACGACGTCACGCTCGCCGTGCGCGAAGGCGAGATCTGCGCTCTGATCGGCGCGAACGGAGCCGGAAAATCGACCTTGCTCCGCACGATCTCGGGACTGCTGCGCCCGACCGCGGGCACGGTCGAGTTCGCCGGCACCGACATCACCCGCGACCGGCCCGAGGCGATCAGCCTGCGCGGACTCGTCCAGGTGCCGGAGGGGCGGCGCGTGTTCCACGGGCTCACCGTGCGCGAGAACCTCGAACTGGGCCTGTGGAAGCGGAAGGTGACCGCACCCGAGGAACGCGAGCGTCTGGAGTGGACGTTCAGCCTCTTCCCCGTCCTGGAACACAAGCTGCGGGCGCGGGCCGAGGTGCTCAGCGGCGGGGAACAGCAACTCCTCGCCATCGCCCAGGCGTTGGTGGCCAAGCCGCGGATGCTGCTGATCGACGAGCCGTCGCTGGGCCTGGCACCGCTCGCCGCCGAGCGGGTCCTGGCGACGGTCGCGAAACTGCGTACGACAGGCCTGACGGTGCTCCTCGTCGACCAGGCGGTCGAGCGTGTCCTCGGCCTGGCCGACCGGGCCTACGTCATGCGGACGGGCCGGATCGTGGCCGAGGGACCGGCCGCCCGGTTGCGTGAGGGACCGGCGCTGCAGGAGGCCTACTTGGGCCCGCTCGCGGACAGCGACTGA
- a CDS encoding esterase/lipase family protein — protein MSNQSPSRTRRIHTLLRLACVTALAAVALGLPSASSSAQPEPHHRFAAVDDAPPAPPLPGANDWRCRPTRQHPEPVVLVHGLYATPDVNWPFVSENLHKAGFCVYALTWGTGQGKYPLPGVAPLEESAKDLKAFVDRVRITTGSLKVDLVGHSAGGLMPRQYLRFEGGARWVDDFVALGPPNHGTTFHSPWHDMPEWVATAFCPSCLQFDVGSAFLTHLNESREVEPGVSYTTISTEFDEYILPYTSAHLKGASSQVTNVTVQDRCPDSTINHLNLAFDQVPLQWITNALQRPGPADPELRPTC, from the coding sequence TTGTCCAACCAAAGCCCCTCTCGCACCCGCCGGATCCACACCCTCCTCCGGCTGGCGTGCGTGACCGCACTCGCCGCAGTGGCACTGGGCCTGCCGTCCGCGTCGTCCTCGGCCCAACCCGAGCCGCACCACCGATTCGCGGCCGTCGACGACGCACCGCCCGCCCCACCACTGCCCGGAGCCAACGACTGGCGGTGCCGGCCCACCCGGCAGCACCCCGAACCGGTCGTCCTGGTCCACGGCCTGTACGCCACACCGGACGTCAACTGGCCGTTCGTATCGGAAAACCTTCATAAGGCCGGGTTCTGCGTCTACGCGCTGACCTGGGGCACCGGGCAGGGGAAATACCCGCTGCCGGGCGTCGCGCCGCTGGAGGAATCCGCCAAGGATCTCAAGGCGTTCGTCGACCGGGTCCGGATCACGACGGGTTCCCTCAAGGTCGACCTGGTCGGGCACAGCGCCGGTGGCCTGATGCCCCGTCAGTATCTGCGCTTCGAAGGCGGAGCCAGGTGGGTGGACGACTTCGTCGCGCTCGGACCACCCAATCACGGCACGACGTTCCACTCCCCCTGGCACGACATGCCCGAGTGGGTCGCCACCGCGTTCTGCCCGTCGTGCCTGCAGTTCGACGTCGGCTCGGCGTTTCTCACCCACCTCAACGAGAGCCGTGAGGTGGAGCCGGGCGTCAGCTACACGACGATCAGCACCGAGTTCGACGAGTACATCCTGCCGTACACCAGCGCCCATCTGAAGGGAGCTTCCAGCCAGGTCACCAACGTCACCGTCCAGGACAGGTGCCCGGACAGCACGATCAACCATCTCAACCTCGCCTTCGACCAGGTCCCGCTGCAGTGGATCACCAACGCCCTGCAGCGCCCCGGTCCCGCGGACCCGGAGCTCAGGCCCACGTGCTGA